In the Helianthus annuus cultivar XRQ/B chromosome 11, HanXRQr2.0-SUNRISE, whole genome shotgun sequence genome, one interval contains:
- the LOC110888247 gene encoding uncharacterized protein LOC110888247, which translates to MLKVSPLKGVIRFGKKGKLKPRYIGPFEVTSKVGPVAYRLKLPEQLAGIHNTFHVSNLRKCLVDEAQQIPLEDVQVDEKLNFIEEPLQIEDRKVKKLRKKEIPLVKVKWNARHGPNFTWELENTMKDKYPHLFK; encoded by the coding sequence atgcttaaggtatcacctctgAAAGGAGTGATTCGGTTTGGAAAGAAGGGAAAGTTGAAACCCCGATACATTGGGCCGTTTGAAGTAACAAGCAAAGTAGGACCAGTGGCTTATCGGCTAAAACTTCCTGAACAACTGGCAGgaatacataatactttccatgtatcaaatttaaGGAAGTGCCTAGTGGACGAAGCCCAACAAATACCCCTGGAAGACGTACAGGTTGACGAAAAACTCAACTTCATTGAAGAACCACTACAAATCGAAGATAGGAAGGTTAAAAAGTTACGCAAGAAGGAAATCCcattagtcaaagtcaagtggaacgcACGTCATGGACCCAACTTTACATGGGAACTAGAGAACACAATGAAAGATAAGTACCCTCATCTTTTTAAGTAa